From a region of the Candidatus Brocadia sp. genome:
- the rsmA gene encoding 16S rRNA (adenine(1518)-N(6)/adenine(1519)-N(6))-dimethyltransferase RsmA, with product MMPQEEIDFIPHTPSVLKQIFIRRGITPNKRFGQNFLIDQNILLSIPDIAGLTENDIVLEIGTGTGGLTRLLAARSRQVFTIEIDRKLFELSSDILKLYNNVIPINADILETKHELNPRITSLILNWLREHKQAAIKVVSNLPYNISTPVVINLLESDLPIDVMALMLQQEITERMTALPSTREYGILSVIIQLFSDVEIVKTLPPEVFWPRPEVHSAIVKISIRKEKYIGRITDYPFFKKVINAIFTSRRKTLVNSLGSFSVPGITREHLKQILKEMQLDERIRGEVLNLDQLISLSESIGKLKKHLS from the coding sequence ATGATGCCACAAGAAGAGATAGACTTTATTCCTCACACACCGTCTGTGCTGAAGCAGATTTTCATCCGCCGGGGAATTACCCCCAATAAGCGGTTTGGCCAGAATTTTCTTATTGATCAGAATATTTTATTATCTATTCCGGATATTGCAGGCCTGACTGAGAATGACATTGTGCTCGAGATTGGGACGGGCACGGGCGGATTGACGAGGTTGTTGGCCGCCAGGTCCCGGCAGGTATTTACGATAGAGATAGATAGAAAGTTATTTGAACTGTCGTCAGACATCCTCAAATTATACAACAACGTAATCCCCATAAATGCGGATATATTAGAAACAAAGCATGAATTGAACCCACGCATAACCTCTTTGATCCTCAATTGGCTCAGAGAACACAAGCAGGCCGCGATAAAAGTTGTCTCCAATCTGCCCTACAATATCAGTACGCCGGTGGTCATCAATCTTTTGGAAAGCGATCTGCCCATTGATGTCATGGCGCTGATGCTTCAGCAAGAGATTACGGAACGGATGACAGCGCTTCCCAGCACCAGGGAGTACGGGATATTGTCAGTAATTATCCAATTGTTTTCTGATGTGGAGATCGTAAAGACCCTGCCTCCGGAGGTATTCTGGCCAAGACCGGAGGTACATTCGGCAATCGTTAAGATAAGTATCCGCAAAGAGAAGTATATTGGCAGAATCACAGACTATCCGTTTTTCAAGAAGGTCATCAACGCTATATTTACTTCACGTCGCAAGACACTGGTCAATAGTCTTGGCAGTTTCAGTGTACCGGGAATTACCAGAGAACACCTGAAGCAGATTCTGAAAGAGATGCAACTGGACGAGAGAATACGGGGTGAAGTGTTGAATCTGGATCAATTGATCAGCCTCTCTGAGTCGATTGGAAAGCTTAAAAAACACCTCTCATAA
- a CDS encoding glycosyltransferase, producing MKTKLLYVGMQYDYGDKTRGFSFEHRNFYHPLKSYCKKHDWDFIHFDFMEQGLNDGLDVMTQGLYELAKKEIPAILFAVLFDFHRDPRYEVFRQIASLGTTTIHWFCDDHWRFEKYSSVVAPHFDIICTTANDSLPKYHAMGISPKVIKTQWACNHELYIPYDIQKDVEISFVGQPHGNRVEALAKLLQNGFKLEVFGFGWENRPRIPFHQMVRLFSRSKINLNLSNSSTLIGQQIKGRNFEIPGTRSFQLSSNADNLSEYYEAGKEIIIFNSVDELIEKATYYFKHDDERNEIANNGYQRTMAEHTWQHRFEKIFNAITARQHNPGIPVKHVSRSDSIGKQMDARQVAEPLVSVIIPCYNQSNYLSEAVESVVHQGYKNWECIIVNDGSPDDAACVAELLIQKYPDKRIRLVNQVNQGLSSARNAGIKAANGEYILPLDADDLIHQDMLQKTVSLLASHPEIAIAYTDVRHFGGAERIVCAGEYDFKRLCFQNHLNCCSLYRRKAWEAAGGYNPNMTWGYEDWDFWISCGEKGYYGKRIPEPLFLYRVKETSMYTKAIEHHRELMAQIIVNHPNLYDPKSLSEAKRILAPGCTVPLKTKPLVSVVVPTYNRPDTLKTTLESIASQTYKHIEAVVVNDAGEDVSTVVDLFRDRLRIQYLVHPENKGLAAARNTAIRHASGEYIAYLDDDDMFYQDHIETLVTYLETSGDKVAYTDAYRVCQEKEGGRYAIKQKDVPYSFDFDADLILAQNLFPVLCVMHRKSCLDEVGLFDESLTTHEDWDLWIRISRNYHFTHIKKITGEFTWRTDSASMSGARQADFLRTMGIIYEKYKSYLRDKQRILDLQTAWIQHLQKVSIIIPVFNKVEFTKKCCEALVKNTPRGLYELIIVDNASTDDTSAFLKGLKGDVKIITNEKNLGFSRACNQGARLAATNYLLFLNNDTEPMKGWLEPLLHILTQDSSAGAVGSKLLFPDGTIQHAGVVIIDDQKLPDPLVARHVYYGEPGDVSEANQLRQYQALTAACLLVRKSAFHEAGGFDEAYWNGYEDVDLCFNLQERGWKLVYQPESVLIHHESKSGPERFSKVSENIQRLHNRWIGKIKPDILLKKDGSMAITEDRKIQRYRMPNVRAAQSWAGKQQKLVSIIILTCNALEYTQQCVSSIQKHTGRPYEIIFVDNASSDGTVEYLRNLAGKQVNYKLIENRENLGFAAGNNQGVALARGEYIMLLNNDVLVSDGWLDGLVEGLERDEKIGMVGPITNSISGRQMVRAVPYTDEDGFHHFSQRVRKTYSGRLTPRNRIAGFAVLMRKALYDEVGGLDESFGTGNYEDDDLCLKVRGKGYAIMVDESVFIHHYGSKTFLANNIDYRGSLSVNGSHFKEKWPDADYDELLELHTSLVDLNASMLIKGQEALDAGHPADALAVYAKVLTANPIDDGALYGTGLAFQMSGKTVEAIAAFKKALKVNPTLTHAYGRLALAYESMNQTDDAISVLQKATEFNNHDAAVYNNLGVLYFKKKNHASARNCFERALSIDVNYQEAQQNLKKVSWSSEKITNHTFAHIS from the coding sequence ATGAAGACAAAGTTACTGTATGTTGGAATGCAATATGATTACGGCGATAAAACGAGAGGTTTTTCGTTTGAACACCGGAATTTTTACCATCCACTCAAGAGCTATTGCAAGAAGCACGATTGGGATTTTATACACTTCGATTTTATGGAGCAGGGACTCAACGATGGTCTGGACGTGATGACACAGGGTCTCTATGAATTGGCAAAAAAAGAAATACCCGCCATTTTATTCGCCGTATTATTCGATTTTCACCGTGATCCACGATATGAGGTATTTAGGCAAATAGCATCATTAGGCACGACAACCATTCACTGGTTTTGTGACGATCACTGGCGGTTTGAGAAGTACAGCTCCGTAGTTGCCCCCCATTTTGACATCATTTGTACAACGGCGAATGACTCCCTCCCAAAGTATCACGCTATGGGAATATCCCCTAAAGTCATAAAAACTCAGTGGGCATGCAACCATGAATTGTATATTCCTTACGACATCCAAAAAGATGTAGAGATCAGTTTTGTAGGACAACCTCATGGTAATCGTGTAGAAGCATTAGCAAAATTACTGCAAAACGGATTCAAGCTGGAGGTCTTTGGTTTTGGATGGGAAAACCGGCCACGCATCCCTTTTCATCAAATGGTAAGGCTGTTTTCACGGAGTAAAATTAATCTCAATTTATCAAATTCATCAACGTTAATCGGGCAGCAGATTAAGGGAAGAAATTTTGAGATTCCGGGAACAAGAAGTTTTCAATTATCCAGCAATGCTGACAATCTCTCTGAGTACTACGAAGCGGGAAAAGAGATCATAATATTCAATTCAGTGGATGAATTAATTGAAAAGGCTACATACTACTTTAAACATGACGATGAAAGAAACGAGATAGCAAATAACGGGTACCAGCGAACCATGGCTGAACATACCTGGCAACATCGTTTTGAAAAAATATTCAATGCTATCACTGCAAGGCAGCATAACCCAGGCATACCCGTGAAACATGTTTCTCGCTCGGATAGCATCGGGAAACAGATGGACGCACGGCAGGTGGCTGAGCCACTGGTCTCGGTAATAATTCCCTGTTACAACCAGTCAAATTATTTGTCAGAGGCAGTTGAAAGTGTGGTTCATCAAGGCTATAAGAACTGGGAGTGCATTATTGTTAATGATGGCAGCCCGGACGATGCAGCCTGCGTTGCTGAATTGTTGATTCAGAAATATCCGGACAAACGAATCCGGCTCGTGAATCAGGTGAACCAGGGCTTGTCCTCTGCGCGGAACGCAGGAATCAAGGCAGCAAACGGTGAATATATCCTTCCCCTTGATGCGGATGATCTCATCCATCAGGACATGTTGCAAAAGACAGTATCCTTATTAGCATCTCATCCGGAGATAGCAATTGCCTATACGGATGTAAGGCATTTTGGCGGTGCGGAACGAATTGTCTGTGCAGGAGAATATGATTTTAAACGATTATGTTTTCAAAATCATCTCAATTGTTGCTCACTGTACCGGCGTAAAGCCTGGGAGGCTGCAGGGGGGTATAATCCCAACATGACGTGGGGGTACGAGGACTGGGATTTCTGGATATCCTGCGGAGAAAAAGGATATTATGGAAAGAGAATACCTGAGCCATTGTTTCTCTATCGGGTGAAAGAGACCAGTATGTATACAAAGGCCATTGAACATCATCGTGAGTTAATGGCTCAAATTATTGTCAACCACCCAAACCTTTATGACCCGAAATCCCTTTCAGAGGCAAAAAGAATATTGGCTCCAGGGTGTACGGTTCCATTAAAAACCAAGCCCCTTGTTTCTGTTGTTGTGCCAACATATAACAGGCCAGACACCCTGAAAACTACCTTGGAAAGCATCGCTTCGCAGACGTACAAACATATCGAGGCAGTTGTGGTGAACGACGCAGGAGAAGACGTATCAACGGTTGTCGATCTTTTTCGTGACCGGTTGCGTATTCAATATCTTGTTCACCCTGAGAATAAAGGGCTTGCAGCAGCAAGGAATACCGCTATCAGGCATGCTTCGGGTGAATATATTGCTTACCTCGATGACGACGATATGTTTTATCAGGATCATATAGAAACCCTGGTAACGTATCTGGAAACGAGCGGTGATAAAGTAGCCTATACGGATGCATACCGCGTATGTCAGGAAAAAGAAGGCGGAAGGTATGCCATAAAACAAAAAGACGTTCCGTACTCCTTTGATTTCGATGCAGACCTCATTCTGGCACAAAACCTCTTTCCTGTCCTCTGCGTTATGCATCGAAAATCATGTCTGGATGAAGTAGGGCTTTTTGATGAGTCGCTCACCACCCATGAAGACTGGGATTTGTGGATTCGCATATCCAGAAACTATCATTTTACCCATATAAAAAAGATCACCGGTGAGTTTACATGGAGGACAGATAGCGCCAGCATGTCGGGTGCAAGGCAAGCTGATTTTCTGAGGACAATGGGCATTATCTATGAAAAATACAAGAGCTATTTGCGAGACAAACAGCGGATTTTAGATTTGCAAACTGCATGGATTCAGCATCTTCAAAAGGTATCTATCATCATACCCGTTTTTAACAAGGTTGAATTCACCAAAAAATGCTGTGAGGCCTTGGTCAAAAATACACCACGAGGCCTGTACGAACTTATTATTGTTGATAACGCATCAACAGATGATACCAGCGCTTTCCTGAAGGGGCTAAAAGGTGATGTTAAAATAATAACAAACGAAAAGAACCTGGGTTTTTCCAGGGCATGTAATCAGGGGGCACGGCTGGCCGCCACCAATTACCTCCTGTTCTTAAACAATGATACCGAACCGATGAAAGGGTGGTTGGAACCGCTCCTGCATATTCTTACCCAGGATAGCTCTGCAGGCGCTGTGGGCAGTAAACTTTTATTTCCGGACGGCACCATCCAGCATGCCGGGGTGGTAATTATCGATGATCAAAAGTTACCTGATCCTCTGGTTGCCCGGCATGTTTATTATGGAGAACCCGGTGACGTCTCTGAGGCGAACCAATTGCGCCAGTACCAGGCATTAACCGCCGCCTGCCTCCTGGTAAGGAAGTCTGCATTTCATGAGGCAGGGGGGTTCGATGAGGCTTACTGGAACGGATACGAAGACGTAGACTTATGCTTTAATCTTCAGGAGAGGGGATGGAAGCTGGTTTATCAGCCCGAAAGCGTCCTCATCCATCATGAATCAAAAAGCGGCCCGGAACGTTTTTCTAAAGTATCAGAAAACATTCAGCGATTGCACAACAGGTGGATAGGCAAGATTAAGCCGGATATTCTTCTGAAGAAGGACGGATCAATGGCTATTACGGAAGATAGGAAAATACAGCGCTATCGAATGCCCAATGTGAGAGCAGCCCAATCGTGGGCTGGCAAGCAGCAAAAGCTGGTCTCCATAATTATACTTACCTGCAATGCCCTCGAATATACTCAACAGTGCGTCAGTTCAATTCAAAAACATACGGGACGTCCATATGAAATTATCTTTGTTGATAACGCATCATCAGACGGTACCGTGGAATACCTGCGTAATCTTGCCGGAAAACAGGTAAACTATAAACTCATTGAAAATCGTGAAAACCTGGGCTTTGCAGCCGGGAATAATCAGGGGGTAGCCCTGGCACGCGGTGAGTACATTATGCTCCTGAACAATGACGTGCTGGTTTCTGATGGCTGGCTGGATGGTCTCGTGGAAGGTCTTGAAAGGGATGAAAAAATTGGCATGGTCGGGCCCATAACAAACTCAATCAGTGGTAGACAGATGGTAAGGGCGGTTCCCTATACCGATGAAGATGGATTTCATCACTTTTCACAGCGGGTGAGAAAGACTTATAGCGGGCGGCTGACTCCCAGAAACCGTATTGCTGGTTTTGCGGTATTGATGAGAAAGGCGCTTTATGACGAAGTAGGCGGACTCGATGAATCCTTTGGGACGGGAAATTATGAGGACGACGATTTGTGCCTGAAGGTACGTGGGAAGGGGTACGCTATCATGGTGGACGAGAGCGTGTTTATCCATCATTACGGAAGCAAAACCTTTCTTGCAAACAACATTGATTATCGGGGTAGTTTGTCGGTGAACGGGTCACACTTCAAAGAAAAATGGCCTGATGCAGATTATGATGAACTCCTTGAACTGCATACAAGTTTAGTTGATCTCAATGCCTCCATGCTGATAAAGGGTCAGGAGGCATTGGATGCAGGGCATCCGGCTGATGCCCTTGCCGTATATGCAAAAGTACTCACCGCAAACCCCATTGACGACGGCGCCTTGTACGGGACGGGACTCGCATTCCAAATGTCTGGCAAAACCGTCGAAGCCATTGCTGCATTCAAAAAGGCATTGAAGGTAAACCCAACCCTCACTCATGCCTATGGCCGCCTTGCGCTTGCATACGAAAGTATGAATCAAACGGATGACGCCATTTCTGTACTTCAAAAGGCAACCGAATTCAACAATCATGACGCCGCAGTATATAACAATTTGGGGGTATTATATTTCAAAAAAAAGAACCACGCCAGCGCCCGAAATTGTTTTGAGCGGGCATTATCAATTGATGTAAATTACCAGGAGGCGCAACAAAATCTCAAAAAAGTATCCTGGAGCAGCGAGAAAATAACCAATCACACCTTCGCGCATATCTCGTAG